From the genome of Nicotiana sylvestris chromosome 1, ASM39365v2, whole genome shotgun sequence:
tgcagctgctactgctactgctactgctactgctactgctactgctactgctgctgctactgctgctgctactgctactactgctgctactgctactattgctactactgctactactgctactactgctactgctgctgctgctgctgctgctactgctgctgctcctgctcctgctactgctcctgctcctgctactgctactgctactgctactactgctactgctactgctgttactgctactactgctgctactgctgctgctactgctgctgctactgctactgctactgctgctgctactgctactgctactgctactgctactgctactgctactgctactgctgctgctactgctgctgctactgctgctgctactgctgctactactgctactactgctactactgctactactgctactactgctactactgctgctactgctactactgctgctactgctactactgctactgctgctactactactgctgctactactgctgctgctactgctgctgctactactgctgctactactcctcctcctactactactactactactaccactactaccactactaccactactaccattactaccactactaccactactaccaccactaccaccactaccaccactacgaCCACTAcgaccactactaccactactaccactactaccactatcACTACCACTACtatcactactactactaccaccactaccactactaccactaccactactgcCACCACTACTGCCACCACTACTgccaccactactaccactactgcCACTACTGCCAcgactaccactactaccactactaccactactacaactaccactactactactactactactactactactactactaccactactaccactactaccactactaccactactaccactactaccactactactaccactactaccactactaccactactactaccactactaccactactaccactactaccactactactaccactactactactactactactaccactactaccactactaccactactactaccactactaccactattACCATTACttctactactaccactactactactactactactactactactaccactactaccactactacaaccactaccaccactaccaccactactaccactactactactcctactactgctactactgctactactactactgctgctactgctactgctactactgctactgctactgctactgctactgctactactgctgctactgctactactgctactactactgctactactactgctactgcaaCTGCTACTACTTCTgttactgctactgctgctgctactgctgcagctactgctgctgctactgctgcaaCTACTGCAACTACTGCAACTACTGCACCTACAACAGCAACAGCTGCAACTACTGcaactactactgctactactactgctactactactgctactcctactgctactactactgctactactactgctacaactactgctactactgttactactgctactactgctaccaCTCCCACCACTACCACGACTACCACGaccaccaccactaccactaccatgACCACTACCACtatcactaccactaccactaccactaccactactaccactactaccactactaccaccactaccaccaccactactactattactactactaccactactactactaccactactactactaccactacttccactactaccactaccactactatcactatcactactaccactactactaccacgtAGCTGCTgttactgctactactactgctactactacctCAACTACCACTAcaaccaccactaccaccactaccaccactactaccactactactactgctactactgctactactgcgaCTACttccactaccactaccaccactactactactactactacgactactactactactactactactgctactgctactactactactactgctactgctactgctactgctgctgctgctgctgctactgctactgctactgctactgctattgctgctactgctgctactactgctgctactgctgctactgctactactactactactactactactactaccactactactactactaccactactaccactactaccactactaccactactactaccactactaccactactaccaccactactaccactaccactactaccactaccactaccaccactactgcCACTACTGCCACTACTGCCACTACTGCCACTACTGCCACTACTGCCACGACTGCCACGACTGCCACGACTGCCACGACTGCCACTACTGCCACTACTGCCACTACTGCCACGACTGCCACGACTGCCACGACTGCCACTACTGCCACTACTGCCACTACtgccaccactaccaccactacccccactaccaccactaccaccactaccaccactaccactactaccactactaccgcCACTACccttactactactactactactactactatgaCTAcgactaccactaccactactaccactactaccactaccactactaccactactaccactactaccaccactaccaccactaccaccactaccaccactactaccactactactactcctactactgctactactgctactactactgctgttgctactgctactgctactgctgctactgctactactgctgctactactgctgctgctactactgctgctactactactcctactaccactactaccactactatcactactaccaccactaccactactaccaccactacgaccactactaccactactaccactactaccactatcactaccactaccaccactactaccactactactactcctactactgctactactgctactactactactgctgttgctactgctactgctactgctgctgctgctgctgctgctgctactgctactgctgctactgctgctactactgctactactgctgctactgctgctactgctactactactactactactactactactaccactactactactactactagcactactaccactactaccactactaccactactactaccactactaccaccactactaccaccactactaccactaccactactaccactaccactaccactaccactaccactactatcACTACTACCACTACTGCCACTActgccactactactactaccactactgcCACTACTGCAACTACTGCCACTACTGCCACTACTGCCACTACTGCCACTACTGCCACGACTGCCACGACTGCCACGACTGCCACTACTGCCACTACTGCCACTACTGCCACGACTGCCACGACTGCCACGACTGCCACGACTGCCACGACTGCCACTACTGCCagtactaccactactaccactactatcactactaccactactaccatcactaccaccactaccactactaccaccactaccaccactaccactactaccactactaccgccactaccactactactactactactactactactactactatcactactactaccactactaccactactaccactactaccaccactactattactactaccactaccactactaccactaccactactaccactactaccaccactaccaccattaccaccactaccaccactactaccactactactactcctactactgctactactgctactactactactgctgttgctactgctactgctactgctgctactgctgctgctactgctactactgctgctactgctactactgctactaccacGACTAATACTACTACTATCACCACTAtgactactaccaccactactactactactaccactactactactactaccactactaccactactactactactatcactactactactactaccactactactactactaccactactactactactactactaccactactactactactaccactactactactactattacaactactactactactactactactactactactactactactactactactactactactgttgctactgctactgctactgctgttactgctgctgctactgctactactgctgctactgctactactgctactaccacTACTAATACTACTACTATCACCACTAtgactactaccaccactactactactactaccactactactactactaccactactaccactactactactactaccactactactactactaccactaccactaccactaccactaccactaccactaccactaccactaccactaccactaccactaccactaccactaccactaccactaccactactactaccactactactactaccactaccactactactaccaccaccactactaccaccaccactactaccaccactactaccaccactactaccaccactactaccaccactactactacAACTACTACTACTACGACTACCGACTACCACTACCGACTACCGACTACCACTACCGACTACTAATACCACTACCGACTACTACTACCGACTACCGACTACCGACTACCACTAccgactactactactactaccactaccgactactactaccactaccgactactactaccactaccgactactactactactactactactactactactactactactactactactactactactactactactactactactactactactactactactactactgctgctgctccCGACTGCTGCGACTACTGCCTACTACtggctgctactgctgctactgctactgctgctactgctactactactactactactactactactactactgctactgctactgctactgctactgctactgctactgctactgctactgctactgctactgctactactactactactactactactgctactgctactgctactgctactgctactactactactactgctactactactactactgctactactactactactgctactactactactactactactactactactactgttactgctactgctactactactactactactactactactactgctactactactactactgctactactactataACTGCTActagtactactactactactactactactgctactgctactactgctactgctactgctgctactgctactgctactgctactactactgctgctgctactgctgctgctgctactgctgctgctgctactgctgctgctgctactgctgctgctgctgctgctactgctactgctactgctactgctactcctactgctactgctactactactgctactgctactgctactgctactgctactgctactgctactgctactgctactactgctgctactgctactactgctggtactgctactactgctactactgctactactgctactgctgctgctgctgctgctgctgctactgctgctgctactgctgctgctactgctactgctactgctactgctactgctactgctgctactactgctgctgctactgctgctgctgctgctactgctactgctactgctactgctactgctactgctgctactactgctactactgctactactgctactactgctactactgctactactgctactactgctgctactgctactactgctgctactgctgctactgctgctactgctgctactgctactgctgctactgctactgctgctactgctactgctgctactcctactgctgctgctactgctgctgctactactgctgctactactactactactaccactactaccactactaccactactaccactactaccactactaccactactaccactactaccaccactaccactactaccaccactaccactactaccaccactacgaccactactaccactactaccactactaccactactaccactatcACTACCACTACtatcactactactactaccaccactacaaCTACTGCCACTACCACTACTGCCACCACTACTGCCACCACTACTGCCACTACTGCCACTACTGCCACGACtcccactactaccactactactactactactactactactaccactactaccactactaccactactactactactactactactactactaccactactaccactactaccactactaccactactactactactactactactactactactactactactactactactactactactactaccactactaccactactaccactactaccactactacaaccactactaccactactaccactactaccactactactaccactactactaccactactaccactactaccactactaccactaccactactaccactactaccactactactacaaCTACTATCACTATTACCATTACttctactactaccactactactactactactacttctactactactactaccactactaccactactacaaccactaccaccactaccaccactaccaccactactaccactactactactcctactactgctactactgctactactgctactactactactgctgctactgctactgctactactgctactgctactgctactactgctgctactgctactactgctactactactactactactgctactgctactactgctgctactgctactgctgctgctactgctgcagctactgctgctgctactgctgctgctactgctgcaaCTACTGCAACTACTGCAACTACTGCACCTACAACAGCAACATCTGCAACTACTGcaactactactgctactactacagCTACCACTACTGCTactcctactgctactactactgctactactactactactactactgctactactgctactactgctactactgctaccactgctaccactaccaccactaccacgaCTACCACGaccaccaccactaccaccactaccactaccaccactaccaccaccactaccaccaccactaccactgctactgctactactactactactactattactactactactactactgctactgctactactgctactgctactgctgctactgctactgctactgctactgctactgctactgctgctgctactgctgctgctgctactgctgctgctactgctactgctactgctactgctactgctactgctactgctgctgctactgctgctgctactgctactactgctgctactgctactattgctactactgctactactgctattactgctactgctgctgctgctgctgctgctgctgctactgctgctgctactgctcctGCTACTGCTCCTGCtcctgctactgctactgctactgctactactgctactgctactgctgttactgctactactgctgctactgctgctgctactgctgctgctactgctactgctactgctgctgctactgctactgctactgctactgctactgctactgctactgctgctgctactgctgctgctactgctgctactactgctactactgctactactgctactactgctactactgctactactgctactactgctactactgctgctactgctactactgctgctactgctactactgctactgctgctactactactgctgctactactgctgctgctactgctgctgctactactgctgctactactcctcctcctcctaccactactaccactactaccattactaccactactaccactactaccaccactaccaccactaccaccactacgaCCACTAcgaccactactaccactactaccactactaccactatcACTACCACTACtatcactactactactaccaccactaccactactgcCACTACCACTACTGCCACCACTACTGCCACCACTACTgccaccactactaccactactgcCACTACTGCCAcgactaccactactaccactactaccactactaccactaccactactactactactactactactactactaccactactaccactactaccactactaccactactaccactactaccactactactactactactaccactactaccactactaccactactaccactactactaccactactactactactactaccactactaccactactaccactactactaccactactaccactattACCATTACttctactactaccactactactactactactactactactaccactactaccactactacaaccactaccaccactaccaccactactaccactactactactcctactactgctactactgctactactgctactactgctactactactactactgctactgctactgctactactgctactgctactgctactgctactactgctgctactgctactactactgctactactactgctactgcaaCTGCTACTACttctgctactgctactgctgctgctactgctgcagCTACTGCTGCAACTACTGCAACTACTGCACCTACAACAGCAACAGCTGCAACTACTGcaactactactgctactactactgctactactactgctactcctactgctactactactgctactactactgctacaactactgctactactgttactactgctactactgctaccaCTGCTACCACTGCCACCACTCCCACCACTACCACGACTACCACGaccaccaccactaccaccactaccactaccattACCACTACCACtatcactaccactaccactaccactaccactactaccactactaccactactaccaccactaccaccaccactactactattactactactaccactactactactaccactactactactaccactacttccactactaccactactactactatcactatcactactaccactactactaccacgtAGCTGCTgttactgctactactactgctactactacctCAACTACCACTAcaaccaccactaccaccactaccaccactactaccactactactactgctactattGCTACTACTGCGACTACTTCctctaccactaccaccactactactactactactacgactactactactactactactactgctactgctactactactactactgctactgctactgctactgctgctgctgctgctgctactgctactgctactgctattgctgctactgctactgctgctactactgctgctactgctactactactactactactactactactactactactactaccactactaccactactaccactactaccactactaccactactaccactactactaccactactaccactactaccaccactactaccactaccactactaccactaccactaccaccactactgcCACTACTGCCACTACTGCCACTACTGCCACTACTGCCACTACTGCCACTACTGCCACGACTGCCACGACTGCCACGACTGCCACGACTGCCACTACTGCCACTACTGCCACTACTGCCACGACTGCCACGACTGCCACGACTGCCACTACTGCCACTACTGCCACTACTGCCACTACtgccaccactaccaccactaccaccactaccaccactaccaccactaccaccactaccactactaccactactaccactactaccgcCACTACccttactactactactactactactactatgactactactaccactaccactactaccactactaccactaccactactaccactaccactactaccactactaccactactaccaccactaccaccactaccaccactaccaccactactaccactactactactcctactactgctactactgctactactactgctgttgctactgctactgctactgctgctactgctactactgctgctactactgctgctgctactactgctgctactactactcctactaccactactaccactactatcactactaccaccactaccactactaccaccactacgaccactactaccactactaccactactaccactatcactaccactaccaccactactaccactactactactcctactactgctactactgctactactactactgctgttgctactgctactgctactgctgctactgctactgctactgctactgctactactgctgctactgctactactgctactaccacTACTAATACTACTACTATCACCACTAtgactactaccaccactactactactactaaaactactactactattactactactactactaccactaccattAGTACCACCACCACTATTACTACCACTACTatcactactaccactactactaatactactactactacaacTATTACtatcactactactactactactactactactactactaccactaccactactaccaccaccactactactactattactttcaccactactactactaccaccactactacgaCTACCATTACTAcgactaccaccactaccactaccactactattactactactactactatcactactactaccactactactaccactactatcactaccactaccaccaccactaccactactactattgccactactattactactaccactactactaccaccactaccactatcactatcactactactactaccaccaccaccaccaccgaccaccactactactactactatcacCACTAATattactaccaccactactacgaCTACCAcgactactactaccactaccattACTCACTACAACAAATGTGATATTTAGCTACAAAACTTTTAGTCACGCCAACAAAATTCGTCACTAATTATTCACTTTTCGTGACGAAAATTATGTTTCGTGTTTAGATACATAATCCGCATGCTTTTAGTAACGAAACATAAAATTTCGTAGCAAAAGTTTTGTCCACTAAAGTTTCCCACCAAAAAATAACTTGGCGACATTATTTAATAGCATTAGCCACGAATTTTATACAATTAGTGACATATTATTTTGTCACTAATGATGTATCCAATTTGTGACAAATCATAATTTGTCTTAAAATTGGTAAAACTTTGGACACGAAAAAATTTCGTCATAAAAAATGTGTTATTACAATAGTGACAAAATAAAATTTGTAGTTAAACATGGTAAACTTTAGATACAAAAGTTTCTAATTTATTATGACATTAGTTTTTGTCACTAATAGTGCAAACAATTAGTGATAATTATTTAATTGTCTCTGTTTAACGTACAGTATAGTCATAACAAAATTTTTGTCACGAAAAATATGATTCTTAAATGGCTACGAGTTGAATTTTGTAGTTGAATAGTACAATTATTGGTGACAAAAAAAGATTCATAGTAAAAAActaaaagatatagttttgttcaTATAAGATACAAAAAGTTACTTTAGGACTAATTAACCTTATGACCGAAGCACCCATCTTGAAAAATTATTAAGTTCGAGAAACTTGAATCCCATTTTATAAAGTTTTATTATGAAGTCTATATGACCTACAaatgaaagaaatcaaattaaaaCCATACTCATTTTGATTCAATTGCCATATCTAACTTTAGaaaatataaaaccaaaaaaTCATATTAAAATTTAATAGAACCAAGGAACACTTGCTGCTACAAAATTTCATATTGTTTAGATAGGAACAGTCTATATATGGACTTATATCTATAACATAATCCGAGCATATGGAGTCCAACATAATACCTCAACTGTCAAATAACTAGTTAATTGGGTCACGCTTCGCGCAGTCAAATatctttattttatatttatttgatTCAAAAGAATGTAGATTTTTATAAtggcaaaaataaaaaaaaaatattatataatGCCAGATGTAACATAAGAAAACATATGAAAAATCAAACAGAAAATCatatcaaaataaataaataaagcatTCACTACTTCTTTAGATTTCATAATTACAGAGTTTTCGAAGAACACTTCTTTTTAATTTGAGAGGTGAAGTTAAATGCTCATTTTATAGAAAAAAACTTATCATGGAATGTTATGTTTGTTAATATAgatct
Proteins encoded in this window:
- the LOC138869273 gene encoding uncharacterized protein; its protein translation is MVKVERKIQQLFTEIIKKRVCAMLNLVSDGILSRPTDRFSAVLSAAHCSVTTTTFSWYITPPVRLWVHDVSNGSGSSSRGSRSSGGSNISGDSSSSSGGRWWWWCGSSSGSSSDSSSSSNSSGSGSGGSRSNGSRSSGGSSSSGESNSSSSGGGSSGSGSSSSSSSSSSSDSNSCSSSSISSSGSSDSSGSNSGGGTNGSGSSSSSNSSSSFSSSSSGGSSHSGDSSSISSGSSSSSSSSSSSSSSSSSSSSSSMVVVVVVVVVVVVVVVGVVAVVAVVAVVAVVTVVAVVVAVVVAVVVAVGVAVVVAVVVAVVVAVVAAVAVVGAVVAVVAAVAAAVAAAVAVAEVVAVAVAVVVAVVVAVAAVVAVAVAVAWCGSSSSSSSSSSGSGSSGSSGSSGSRGSSGSSGSSGGSSGGSSGGSSGSGSSGSGGSSSSDSSGSDSGSSGSSGSSGRSGRSGGSGGSGGSSGSSGSNGSSGSSVVVVVVVVAVVAVVAVVAVVAVVVVVVVAVVVAVGVAVVVAVVVAVVVAVVADVAVVGAVVAVVAVVAAVAAAVAAAVAAAVAAAVAVAASSSSSSSSSSSSSSSSSSSSSSSSSSSSSSSSSSSSSSSSSSSSSSSSSSSSSSSSTSSSSSSSSSSSSSSSSSSSSSSSSSSSSSSSSSRSSSSSSSSSSSSSSSSSSSSSSSSSSSSSSSSSSSSSSSSSSSSSSSSSSSSSSSSSSSSSSTSSSYSSSSSSSSSSSSSSSSSSSSSSSSNSSSSSSSSSSSSSSSSSSSSSSSSSSSSSSSSSSSSSSSSSSSSSSSSSSSSSSSSSSSSSSSSSSSSSSSSSSSSSSSSSSSSSSSSSSHSSSSSSSSSSSSSSSSSSSSSSSSSSSSSSSSSSSRSSSSNSSSSSSSNSSSSSSSSSSSSSSSSSSSSCNSSSSSGSSSSSGSSSSSSSGSSSSSGSSSSSDSSSSSGSSGSSSSSGSSSSSGGSSHSGDSSSISRGSSSSSSSSSSSSSSSSSSSSSSSSNSSSSSSSSSSSRSSSSSSSSSSSSSSSSSSSSSSSSSSSSSSSSSSSSSSSSSSSSSSSNSSSSSSSSSSSRSSSSGSSGGSGSDSGSSGSSGSSGRSGGSSGSGGSSDSSGSSGSRSSSSSSSSSSSSSSSSSSSSSSSSSSNSSSSSSSGSGGSSGSSGSGGSGGSGGSGGSGGSGGSSGSSGSSGSRGSRGSRGSSGSSGSSGSRGSRGSRGSRGSSGSSGSSGSSGSSGSSGGSGSGSSGSGSSGGSSGSSVVVEVVVAVVVAVTAATW